The DNA region CAAGACTTTGGCCTTTGGGAGTGTACCGTGTAGTTGGAAAGAGTCAACAGGCTGCAGCTGGTTCTAATAGTTTGCTCACGTTGCAGACCTTCATGAAACTCAAGCAAGTCTACTTCAATGGACGTTCGCTGGACGATTTCAAGTGTGTTATTCACGGCTTAACCATAACAGACGACAGCAACGAGGCATGTTTGTTGAAAGAtgacaaaaattttcaacccgTCAGCGATTGGGCCTATGTTTACCACCGCCGCTCCAACAATGACGGACCCTTCAAAGTTGTTGCAAAGATTAGCCTGGTGGCTTATTGCCTTGACACTGCACCTATTGACACTGCCCCTATCCATATTGTGTTCCACGTCTCTGTGTTGATGAAATGGCTTGGCGCTCGCCCACCTGATTCACTCGAGTACAACATAAAACCTAAAGAGGTCCTTGCTAGGGGTGTTGCCACTTGGGCAACAGGAGCTGTTGATCCAAATGGAAGATTCCGTACAAGCTAGATTAAGCTAGGAAGTGAGGATTATCAAGCCTGTCTAGCTATATTATCAATTAGTGTTGTTATCCATCCTTATCTGGAATTGcttgaattaattaataaaggCTTATATTCAGGCAATGAAACATTCAATTCTGGGACCAATTCTTTAATATGTCATAACTTCATGTTCTTAGACTAGTGGAATTATGGAGATTATATTTGAGATAAATATTGACAATGTGCTTAATTGACTAAGCTAGTGTTTCTTTCCATGTACTCTGCATCACTACCATTAGCTGCAAATATTGGTGATAAATGTTAGTGGCATTAACTCGTGCTGCTGCTATATATATGGATTTTTGTTGCAGAAAATTACCAATTGGTTGTGTCTAGCTTGTACTGACTCTGAGGTTGCAGTGTTTAATCTATTCAAAGAGTAAATGTTCTTATTTCTGCCTAACTCTCACGTAGTGGAAGACTTGGTAACCGAAAAGGTTAGGAGCTTCTGTGTCTCCTAACCTGATAAATTAGCGCTCAATCCTCAGATTGACACACAACACAATCTACAGGTTGAAGATAAAATTTCCGCAGAGAAGTTTGAAGAGAAAATTCTCAATTCATATATATTGATTCAAGTTGAAAAGTTGGCTATGAAAATATTACAAGTCCTACTGTTTATAGGAAAGAAAACTTAACAAACTATTCTAAGTAAACTTGGCCCTAACATGATTGGCCGAACAATGGCAACTGGCCATTGGTTCCCTAAATCAAGCAGTAGCTTCATATTGGTTCTCCTTAACCGGCAGAAGCTTCTCATTGGTCCTCGGTGGTTGGCAAGGTCGGTTCTGACATAACTTTGCGGCCTTCAACTGTTTCTGACGTGAACTTCAACTTTGTAGCTTTCCCAACTGTGGTTCTTACATTACCGCCCTTCTGATAGTCCAACCCTGACATATTCTTACCCTCAATTCTGACAATATTCTTTCGGCACTGGCAGATTCTGTCAGTTGTCAGAATTGAATTTCCCGAGTAACCCTCGGTCAAGGCTATATCCTTGGTCAAAGGTGTATCTTCGGACAAAGGTGCATCCTCAGTTTTGACTGAACAATGCTCGGCGCTCGGTTTGGCTGAACAATGCTCGGTGCTCGGTTTGGCTGAACAATGCTCGGTCCTCGGTCTGGCCGAACAATGCTTGGTGGACTGTCCTACATTAGTCTCCCCTTCTTGAAAATAACTCGTCCTCGAGTTAGAATCCTCCGAcgaaaaatattcaaatatgtTCGCCACATTGAATGTTGAGGAAATAACTAGTTTCTCCGGAAGATCAACAACATAGGAATTATCattaatctttttaataattttgcaAGGTCCATACTTTTTGTTCCTCATCTTTCCGGAAGTCTTCGTTGGTAGACATCCCTTGCGCAAATAAACCATTACTAAATCACATTCTCGAAAGACTTTGGATCTTTGCCCCTTATCTGCTGCTTCTTTATACTTGGCATAAGTCTTCTCGAGGTGTTGACGAACTTCCTCATGGGTGGAATGCACTCGTTTTGCCAGGTGTTCAGCGGCTATACTAGCTCTGGGTAACTTGGGTAGATTTGCAAGGTCCACTGCAAGTCTCAGAGTTCTTCCAAATACAACCTTGAACGGTGCTTTTCCAGTCAACCTGTTCACCATATTGTTGTAAGCAAACTCGGCCTGAGCTAAAACTAGGTCCCATTGCTTCGGTTTATCTCCAGTGATACAGCAAAGTAAGTTGCCCAATGTTCGGTTCGCAACCTCGGTTTGCCCGTCTATAGATGGCTAATGCTACTAAAATTCAAGGTTGTGTTGAACCGCCTCCATAGTGTTCTCCAGAAATAGGAAAGAAATTTAGTGTCTTGGTCAGAAGTGATTGACTTTGGCACTCCGTGTAATCTGACTACTTCTCGGAAGAAGAGGTTGGCTATCTGGACAACATCGATGTTTTCCTGCAAGCAACAAAGTAAGCCATTTTGGAAAATCTATCCACAATTACCATGATAGAGTCGGCTCCTCTTTGagttctttatatatatatagatgatagAAAGCATGTCTTCCTATATTTCAGAATGATTTACTAAAGGCAATTAATGACCAAACCgccataacatcaaaaaaagggtaaaacatttgttaataatcaaaattgtcaaactacaataaaactcGTTAAAGACTAACAGTCAAAACGGTAAAAACCaattaaattgattttgtttttccttcatAAAAGTCACGAACAAGCTTTAATATTGTCTAACCGAAAAATTGTTTGAAGAATAGTAAAGCAACcgctaaataaaaaataataatgtttgtaacatataTTACAACAACCGCAAGAGTCACCAATAGCACCTACACTAAGGGTGTTTTATTGGAAAAATCGACACTTGAAAAGCCTTTCAATGACACCTtcatatacttttttttatttatttatttttaaaaaaaaaattaaaattgagaaCCAGAAACATTCAATAAGTCCACAATcgatcttttatttatttattttggaattCATATTCATAAGTAGATGATTGAATTAGAATACACTGAAATCAAGTAAAATCGTGAAGAACATGCTCGAACTCGCTCAGTGAACGTCCGTTGAAATACTTTTGCTCGAGTTTCATGAAGGTTTGCAAGGTGAGCAGACTTTCAGAACCCGCCCTCCCGACTTCACGGTCCAGCCCCAGAGTCTTGGCTACAATCTCTAACTCCGAGCCCGCATAGACTCCATCGTCGCAGAACTTGATCATGTGCTTCACGTAAACACCTTCTTACCAAAAAAGGATTTGATTAGATCCATAAACTCACTCTGGTGTAAGGGTAACACTTCTCCCCCAGTCAACATCTTTATAAAGTAACCAAAATCATAATCACTATGGAACATGACCCACGTGATACGGGAGTTGCTCAACAGGCCAGACTTCAGGATTAGCCTGGCGAAGCGCAAGGAGTCGATACCCATAACTCCGTTATAGTCGAAGTAAATTTCTTGATCTTTCAGTAACTCAATGGTATTAATATGGTGAGAATGAATACGCTCGTCGAAATCCTTGAAGTTGAACTCCCAAACGCCAAAAGATTTTCCGTTGGCATCGCAGAGAGCAAGACCCAATTGAATGATGCAGGTTGCCTCAACATTAAACTTCATTAGATTGTAAGGAGAAACTTCCTTGCCTTCTTTGGAAGTGAAAATATTGCTAGGGAAGTTTGTGGACATGGCCACAAAACAGTGATCGCATTTGGAAGAAGCCTCCATGAGTGCGGAGATCTCCTCCATCAGATTGTAATCCCAAACTTCCCTAACTATCAGactcattgttttttttttttttttttgtttaggggTCGAATTCCTTACCTTTGTAATTGTAGGTTTGGATTCCTAATACCCGGCTGAAGCTCCCCTTTTATAGTACTTAGGCTTAGTAAATTTCATGTTTAACCTAGCAATCgtatcttacaaaaaaaaacctatcAATTGTACGTAGGTGTAATTGAGTCGGTATATCTTGGGACTTGTATTCGGTATCGCTTAGTCCGTTTGATTCTAATTCGGTCAATGGTAAAGATCCACCTCATGTGCTGCATATGGACTAGATGGTGGGCTTGGCCCGTCAGACTTTTCTAGTGTTGAGGACTGGGCCAACACACTCTAATTAGCTCAGGAATGTGAGGTGCTAAGACAATCTCCAGCAATGCTTGTAAActagctttttagttaaatttagctgTTTTCACTTTTTATCTTACTCCAACACTGCTTGTAAAGTAGAAGTTTTCTCACTGTAGCACCCTGTTCCCCGTCGCCTTCTGCGTCCGTTTACACTTGCAGTTCCACCATCGGATACCCACGCATAAGCATAAATCAATTAATATGCAAGGAGAGGTAGTGTGGAGCCTACCTATTTTAAGTAGTTCGGAATACGGAGCTTGACTATCTTCACATGAAATTCCTTACACAAattcatcaataaaaataaaatggtagtttgaaaacgtaaaaaaatatatgttttgaaATCTCAAGCAAGaggtgcatttttaaaaacttataattttaaaggttaaattgcgattttacTTAAAGCATAACCGTGTGTTTAAAAATTGTGTCTAAATTGCATATTTTGACACAATCACAGACGCCCTTTCCAAGTGCGACCATTGTTTCATTGCTTTCGTCACGAACTTTCCTGGCTATCTCTACACTCCTGAGGTAATTTCTTCATACCATATAATGAAGATTAATGTTGATCAAAGATACCCATATCATTCAATTGGGTTTGGCTATCTACGATGTGATTAGAGAATCTTGCGGCTTTTGgtagttcaattttttttttttttttttttttttgcgactCTCATTGAATTATTGGTATTGATTCAATGGAATTCACAAAGAAAATTCTTAAGTCTGGGCTATTGGACAAATCCTGTATCCCCCTAGGTTATGTTTGATGGTGCGTACGATTTTGGCTACTTCATCAAAATGTTGTTGGGTGGAGAAGTGCTGCTATTCTTTGAATTCAGTGAATTTATGGATTTGGTAAAGTTCTTTTTTGGTAGGAGAGTGTTTGACTTACTATATAATGTTTGACACCATGAAATTCGCCAAGAAAATGTTGAAGAGTAACCTGTTGAGCAACCCGGCCGTATCACCTGGGTCACGTTCCATGTTCATTATGATTTTGGCTAGATTGGGGAGAAGTGCCCCCCTTGAATCTAAGTGATTTTAAGTATCTGATGAAATCCTTCTTTGGTATAGTGTTTGACTTGAAGactcttttttctaaaaaaataaataaataaaaattaacctttaaaaaaaaaaatgataaaaaaccTCTTATTTCTGAATCAAGAAATACCTGAAACTCTTAGAAATGAGAAATGAGAGTCGTGTATTTgtgtttaaaaatttaaaagccaaCGGTTTTTTAAGGCTACTCTCCACAGTGGCTTGCATGTGGGTGACGTCTTtgtttttgaaccaaaaaaaaaaaacacagtttTTCATCTTTAACAAACAATATTAGATTAAATATTGTTAGTGTGAGTGATGTGACaccacatgtttttttttaaaaaaaatatattaaactccagttttttcaaaaaaaaaaaagctcttagTTTTTCATCTTTAACAAGTAATATAGTCATGGAAGGTTCATTTCATAGCTTTTTAAGGGTTTCTCAATTATAAAACTTGATGTTGAgagcaaatttttttgttgttaatccATGTGGTGTGATCCCAGCCTTTGGAAGTTGGAAAATGCCAATTCAAGTGAAGACACGATAGGGCcaaaattacaacaaaagaaGGAATGGCCTGGTCAAGTCCATATTTTATCTTACCGATAATCCATAATATTTGAGAGTCTCGATGGCTCAAGCTCAACCAATATTTTATTGGACCGAAGGCCCATATTATGGAGTGCTAATAGCCCAATCAATATCTTGTCAAACCGATAGTCCATGATACAGAAGGCGGCCCAAGGGTCAAACTCATAGCTCACAACGAGACATGGCCCAAGCAATTAGGGATGTGGCAGTTTTGCCAACTGGCAAGCTGGGTCAAACACGGTGATCCCAAAACTCGGTGGCTTTCTACCTCATTTGCACCAAGCAACCGACTTAATTTGTGGGCATACCCACATTTCTTTCTATGGTGATAAAACTCCTTACTTTGTAGGAGCTCGTGCCATCGCCGGCAAAAATAGAGGATGTTAattaagactatatatatatataggtgtgTTTAATTGGGTGATGCGGGTAATTGGGTGATACGGGTAAGCAATAGCATCCAGCCGATGTAGGTAGTGCCATCCAAATACCTAATCATATTCTTCACGTCATATATtctgttaaggatataaatcttTTAGAATagatgttgattttgtattccctaaattaagggatttatataatatttgttaattttgatttaaagaatatctttttatttgaaatatttcaaattgcATGTagagctctataaatagagctgtATACTCAGatcaaataatcaagaaaatatgtaGCTTATTGAGACTTTAGTGTGTGGATATAGGTTATATGTCGAACTACcttaatttttgtatatttctctatttccttcatttcaTATTATTCTGCATTCTATACTCATTACATTTTGAGATCTTATAAGGTATCAGTTGAGATCTTTCTTCATATTTTGAGATCTTATAAAGTATCAGTTAAGATCTttatctatttctttcttttcatattaTTCTGCATTTTATACTCATCACATTTTGAGATCTTATAAGGTATCAGTTGAGATcttatatggtatcaaagctaacaGGCTAACACCAATAGTTAGATCCTGAATTGCAATTTtctttacttcatttttctcctctaatcattttctctctgattttaaCATGTATCAGAGAAGAAAACGATCTATAAGGTCCATTAAAAGGGAAATGAAGTATGAGGTCcattaaaagagaaatgaactTTTTTGCTTCAtggagaaaagataaaaatgacatCTTATATAACAGCAAccgaaaaagaaagaaaaaaaaaaaaaaaaaaaaaggcagatgTTTTCGGCCCATTATGGCGCGCCGCTGCATGGTTCGTGATGTCCTGAATTTTTCTTCCCAACCACAGGTCTTTCGCTCTTAAGAACATGATGCAAACCCTATACACTGATAGTCAATTCAGCGTGGCTCATGATGCACTGAAGCCTGTTATGTTGTCTTTGATGAAACATGGTAACGGCAAAAAAGTTGCAGAGGGTTATTTAAAGTCTACCTGTCGTAAACTGAACGAAGTAAGTAATATATTCATTGTCCTAAGTTTGATGTCAACTTTGAATTCTTTACCAAGtgtttatatatgttttctaGTTGTGTTTATATATGTTTTCCTCATTTCATAAGAAAGATTATATAGGATCCGGTTAAGAAGTGTGTTGAAAGGTTTTTTAGAAATGAGTAGGACGACAGGTCTATGGCGATGAAATCTTTTGGATCGATGATAATCATTGTTTCTCTCAAATCTCTCAGCAACTAAATTGACCaataaatttttagtatttattatttattggtTTGGAACATTTGATATATTATAATGATAAACAACCACTTTCTTTACAGTGAATCCTTGTGTTCCGATGGTGAATATGTGTGTTATTAATGTTTCTTGCtggtatttattttattttaatcttatatCTGATAACTTAAATGCTTGTctttcactcttaaaaaatttgtaatccCAAAGAGGCAGATGTTTTGGGCCCCTTATGGCCCATTTCAagcccatagttggctcatTCCGGCCACAGTAGTCGATGTCAAAATTCCGGCCAAAAGTTGTTGATGTCAAAATTCCGGTCAAAGTAATCGTTGTCGGCCAAAAAGTTGTTGATGTTCAAATCCCGGCCACAGTCGccgaagttcaagttcaagagtAGCCGATATTTCAAATCAAGCACCATCAACTCCAGCCACTCGATATGTTCAAGATCAACAATCGCAAACAAA from Corylus avellana chromosome ca10, CavTom2PMs-1.0 includes:
- the LOC132163687 gene encoding probable CCR4-associated factor 1 homolog 9, giving the protein MSLIVREVWDYNLMEEISALMEASSKCDHCFVAMSTNFPSNIFTSKEGKEVSPYNLMKFNVEATCIIQLGLALCDANGKSFGVWEFNFKDFDERIHSHHINTIELLKDQEIYFDYNGVMGIDSLRFARLILKSGLLSNSRITWVMFHSDYDFGYFIKMLTGGEVLPLHQSVYVKHMIKFCDDGVYAGSELEIVAKTLGLDREVGRAGSESLLTLQTFMKLEQKYFNGRSLSEFEHVLHDFT